The Deltaproteobacteria bacterium genome has a window encoding:
- the arc gene encoding proteasome ATPase — protein sequence MRRISASGPRPDDEPGRGAPPADPVDELQDALRFFGAESTEFRRRLERVLAEHEAARRRYQLVRQQLGDAERQNEKLVHTLQEAKQQIELLKEEVDKLCAPPNGYGVFTRANKDGTAEIVVDGRPLRVNVHPKVDPHQFEEGQLVLLNEAMNVIEPSGWVQRGEIASVIELLGDGRAIVLGHTDDERVVTLSSALRAENLKAGDHVMIDPRTQYAYEKMPKSAVEEVMLEEVPDVTYERIGGLDEQIEVLRDAIELPYLHPEVFADHQLSPPKGILLYGPPGCGKTLIAKAVANSLAKSVEKRTGRATPAYFLNVKGPELLNKYVGETEHKIREVFRKAREKASEDVPVVIFFDEMDSLFRMRGSGISSDMEATVVAQFLSEIDGVEALKNVIVIGASNRQDLIDPAVLRPGRLDLKVKVNRPDAKAAFDIFTKYLRAELPFHRGSEERYGSDAAKIVDGLIRDTIDNMYATTEDNKFLEVTYAKGEREIFYFKDFASGAMIQNIVDRAKKKAVKRLIEQNERGIKLDDLIDAVRDEFKENEDLPNTTNPDDWARISGRKGERIINVRTLITGINRNEGRSVEDIRSGQYL from the coding sequence ATGCGGCGCATCTCCGCTTCGGGGCCGCGGCCGGACGACGAGCCCGGGCGCGGTGCGCCTCCCGCCGACCCCGTCGACGAGCTGCAGGACGCACTGCGCTTCTTCGGGGCGGAGTCGACCGAGTTCCGCCGCCGGCTCGAGCGCGTGCTCGCCGAGCACGAGGCCGCCCGCCGGCGCTACCAGCTCGTCCGCCAGCAGCTCGGCGACGCCGAGCGCCAGAACGAGAAGCTCGTCCACACGCTCCAGGAAGCGAAGCAGCAGATCGAGCTGCTCAAGGAGGAGGTGGACAAGCTGTGCGCGCCGCCCAACGGCTATGGCGTCTTCACCCGCGCGAACAAGGACGGGACCGCCGAGATCGTGGTCGACGGCCGCCCGCTGCGCGTGAACGTGCACCCGAAGGTGGACCCGCACCAGTTCGAGGAAGGCCAGCTCGTCCTGCTCAACGAGGCCATGAACGTGATCGAGCCGTCGGGCTGGGTGCAGCGCGGCGAGATCGCCTCGGTGATCGAGCTGCTCGGTGACGGGCGCGCCATCGTGCTCGGCCACACCGACGACGAGCGCGTGGTCACGCTCTCCTCGGCGCTGCGTGCGGAGAACCTCAAGGCGGGCGATCACGTGATGATCGACCCGCGCACCCAGTACGCCTACGAGAAGATGCCGAAGTCCGCCGTCGAGGAGGTGATGCTCGAGGAGGTGCCGGACGTCACCTACGAGCGCATCGGCGGCCTCGACGAGCAGATCGAGGTGCTGCGCGACGCGATCGAGCTGCCGTACCTGCACCCGGAGGTGTTCGCCGACCACCAGCTCTCGCCGCCCAAGGGCATCCTGCTCTACGGCCCGCCGGGTTGCGGCAAGACGCTGATCGCGAAGGCGGTGGCCAACAGCCTCGCCAAGAGCGTCGAGAAGCGGACCGGCCGCGCGACTCCCGCCTACTTCCTGAACGTGAAGGGGCCCGAGCTCCTGAACAAGTACGTGGGCGAGACCGAGCACAAGATCCGCGAGGTGTTCCGCAAGGCGCGCGAGAAGGCCAGCGAGGACGTGCCCGTCGTGATCTTCTTCGACGAGATGGACTCGCTGTTCCGGATGCGCGGCTCGGGCATCAGCTCGGACATGGAGGCGACGGTCGTCGCGCAGTTCCTGTCGGAGATCGACGGCGTCGAGGCGCTCAAGAACGTGATCGTGATCGGCGCCAGCAACCGCCAGGACCTGATCGACCCGGCCGTGCTGCGGCCCGGGCGCCTCGACCTCAAGGTCAAGGTGAACCGTCCGGACGCCAAGGCGGCCTTCGACATCTTCACCAAGTACCTGCGGGCCGAGCTGCCCTTCCACCGCGGGAGCGAGGAGCGCTACGGCAGCGACGCGGCGAAGATCGTCGACGGCCTGATCCGCGATACGATCGACAACATGTACGCGACCACCGAGGACAACAAGTTCCTCGAGGTCACCTACGCGAAGGGCGAGCGCGAGATCTTCTACTTCAAGGACTTCGCGAGCGGCGCGATGATCCAGAACATCGTCGACCGCGCCAAGAAGAAGGCCGTGAAGCGCCTGATCGAGCAGAACGAGCGCGGCATCAAGCTGGACGACCTGATCGACGCGGTGCGCGACGAGTTCAAGGAGAACGAGGACCTCCCGAACACCACCAACCCGGACGACTGGGCGCGCATCTCCGGCCGCAAGGGAGAACGGATCATCAACGTCCGGACGCTCATCACCGGGATCAATCGCAACGAAGGACGCTCGGTCGAGGACATCCGATCGGGGCAGTACCTCTAG